The DNA sequence ATGGAGTATCATCCTGATTTCAAAATTTTTGAGCAAAATGCTTTAGCAGAAGTCAAACGCGTTCAAAATACAACCGGAATTTATACCCGCGAATTTAAAGACGATAATGTCATTCATTTTTCGGCAATACCGTGGTTAAATTTTACCTCGCTTACCCATGCCCGCAGTTTCACCTATCCCGACAGTTGCCCTAAAGTTTCTTTTGGGAAAATGATGACGGCAGAAACAGGAAAAAGAACCATTTCGATGGCTGTATATGTGCATCATGGCCTAATGGATGGTTTACATCTGGGACAGTTTGTTGACTCTTTTCAGGAGTTAATGAATTCCTAAACAAAATAAAGTCCGTGATTTTGAATTGATTCTATTCTAAAAAATATGAGAAAAATAATTCTGTTTTTAGCCGTAATGTACCAATCTATGGTATTGAGCCAGACTATACTGGCTTCTTATTCGCTGGAATTAAAAAAGATACGGGAAAACGATCAGATCTTAAATTTTGAAAACGCTGTAACGCACGAAGTATTTGTCTTTGTGGCATCACAGGGAAATTTTACGATTTTAAAGTACAACAGCGCCCTTTTTCTAAGAGATCAATTTGCAGGTGCAATGACCTATTATGAAAAAAGATCTTTGCTTGGCTACAGCTTTGGTGAAGACGGAAATCCGACTTTGTATTGGTACTCAGAAGAGCTGAAAGACATTATAATTGTCAAATATTATTTTGAAGACAAAACAGTTAAGGCTTTGAAGTTTAATTTTCCTGCAAAGATTCAGCCTATTGTTACCCAATATCAAAAAGACAATGCATTTAATCTGTTAACCCAACATAAAACAGAG is a window from the Flavobacterium cupriresistens genome containing:
- a CDS encoding chloramphenicol acetyltransferase encodes the protein MKTLLDLENWNRKEHFAHFKQMEEPFFGATVEIDCTKAYQSAKDLNTSFFIYYLHKTLVAVNAIENFRYRISEDKIYIHDRIDASATIGREDGTFGFSLMEYHPDFKIFEQNALAEVKRVQNTTGIYTREFKDDNVIHFSAIPWLNFTSLTHARSFTYPDSCPKVSFGKMMTAETGKRTISMAVYVHHGLMDGLHLGQFVDSFQELMNS